The genomic stretch CAACCATCAAACAAGCAACTCCTAACTCGACCACAAGCAAAACCAGAACCACTGAAAGATTGCACACTTTCTGAGCAAACCCCTACCTCAATAAGACACCAGAACATAAAAATAGCAAGAAGTCCTGACAATTAAAACAGTTAAAACAACAAATCAATGATTCAAACGCAGAATCCGCAAAAGCCCAATTGAAGATTTTATGAAAATATCCAAGAACTCAATACTGCTCTAAACAAAATATAGATCTCAATGACAGCTTAATAAAgcaaaaatcatctaaaaaaacTGATCTTTAAAGTTAAAAACTAAAAGTGACAGCTAATTATCTCCTAATCTCGTTGAAAAGATTTCCAAACTTCAGCTCCGAGTTCAGTCCGATACTATCACTACTCAGATCCAAGTATCACACTCCAATCCCAAATCAACCCAATACagggaaaagaaagggagaaaaaaaacaaaattctcAAGCTGGAAATGCAGATATTAggaataaaaacaagaaaaaaggtATTATACCCCGCTATCAGTAGAATCATGTCGAATGCGAACCAACTCATTCCTCTTGTGCGATCCAGCAACCATTCCAccttttgcttccatttttgTAAAATACTAGTATTAGAAAACAAATTCCCgaattttatagaaaaaaaaaatcttgaaaaatATTAAGGAAAGCTAAAGTATGGGTTTTGGAGAAGATTATTATGAGTAGGATGGAAATGTGAAGAAGCGGTGAAGGAGGAGATGAGGCATTCTTTCTGATTCTTCGCCCAAAATTCAAGCGGCCatctctttctttctcactCTCCAGTAATATTTTCTCTACTTCTCCTTCACATCATTTATGTCTTTGTCTTGTTTTATCATCTTCTTGCCTgaattattttatgtttttttaaaacaaaaaattttacaaCGTAAGCTTTTTTCACTGGTTGAACCGGTAGCCTATAGTCAGCTTCAGCTTGAGTTTTAGCTCCAAGAGAGGAGCTGGTCAGCTTTGACTAGGCTGGCTGACTTATCGGCTCCTTCTGCTTTTGGccttcctttaaaaaaaaaaaatccttttttgtGTTTATGTAATTACTATTTACCTAATTTGTAGTCTTTCCAGGATATTGAGCTTCTTTCCTTCTTTCGAGAAACGACATTTGACTAATTAAACCTAATCCCAGAAGTCAAcccaaaagccggcaactcttggaTTGCTCCCAAGGACTTAACTACCCAAATCCCAACCCCCCCAAagccgatgtgggatagaaacCCCGACAGGGGCCAAGCCCACCAGGCCCGCCGCTACTAAGTGGATAGAAATCCAGGATATTGAGCAACAAAGTTGCATCGGCTGCTGTTGTCACGGTAAAGTACGTTTTAGGATAAGATCCTATTGTTTGATTAAACTttcaagattaaaaaaaaatggagccTGAtcaagcttctttttttttttttacaaatcaCTATCTATATTTTCAACTTATGTTGCCCAAATGGACTCTATATTATATTGTATAGAAGAGTTGCTTAACTTTCATGATTTGATTGTGGTTTCATTTTGTAGCTTTACATATAAACAAATActtttttgtatcaaaataAACGCTCATTTTCGCTTTAAAAGAAAGTAACGTCAAACTATTTTGCTTACGTTACAAATACagttttcaatcaattttttatctttttcaactatcattttattttacatatatcacGTTATAAAATATCTCCTATTCAAACACACTCATTGTTTGCAGTATAATTTCgctgactttaaagtgaaatattttcaaaaagaaaaagcaatccTTATattcatttgaatttgaaaaaggCATTTAGAATTAGTCTTTTCACGGCACATTTTGTATTAATTACAACTATAAGAAGAacaatagaacaaataaaagtATAACCTTAAGGTTAAGTGTATACTCTTAGAAAACCCTCTTTGCAGAACAATAATTAAGAAAtacctacttttttttttttgttcttaaaGAAATACCTACTCCAAAGCCAATCCATAAAATCATTTCACCTTTAATAAGAAGCCAAGCTCTTGTAGAGACTAATGGAGTAGCCACGTCCCATAAATATGTATATTCAACGCCATCATGGCTTGGTGTCTTTTTCACCCAACCGAACCATGATTAGAAGATTTAAAGCACCCAAAAATGGCTAAGGAGTGAAGGCCAAGGTTTGTTGATTATGAATCCATCCCATAGCCTTGAGGAAAGAAAGATGAGGCacattttgacttttcttttcaGGTGTTATCCAATCAGCTTTTTACGCGTAGCCATTTCTTTGTAGGAAACGGTAGTGGTAGGAAGTAGTAGGTAGCTGGCTTGTGCTAACTGACACAGTTGGAACACATGTATTGATAATGAAGCTGGGAACAGGCTGGACATGGATTGGTTACCGGCTGTTGCCAGTAGACCTTGCCCGACAACCCCAGTGGCTGTCGGTGGACTCCTTTTTTACGCTTCCGCTACCTTTTTCTTGCGTCGGTTTGAGCTCATTACGGTCATTCGGTTTTTGTACGTATGCatctcctcttttttctttttctttttctttttttttttggtttgagtTTAGAAGAAATATTGTTTGATTAAATATGTTGATTTTAAATGGGAGGGAAGCAAAGAATCAATATTcgcatttaattttttaataactagGTTGCCAGTGTAGGCATtgtatctttctttttttttttctatgaaTGAATATTTGTCTATATCGATTCTTTTTCTGAGTATTTGTTGAATTTGCTTGATTCCGAtctaaattgatttttttccACAATTTTGAATGAAATAGTGGCAAAGGACTGGAGGATaatatttaaatcaaacaaaaagaaaattaattaaagTCCCAAAAAATgcataaataaccaaaaaaagaaagaaatgtcCTAAGCATTCAAAATTGACCTCAAACTTCATTGCCATGCTTAAATAGGGCTTTGAAAGAGCTTTGCattttgcaacctctagaaattcCATCCAAATGCAAAATTGAAACCATTTCATAATCCAAAATGGCATGTTTGTGTTTATTTGTCACTATACCTTGAATTAGTACTTGTTTTGCGAGTGTACATTTGCAAATATGAAATCCAGTTAGTACttacaaatttttatattcttttttttttcaattataaGTGAGAGATTTTGAATTCATAACATTCTACCTACAATTACTCTTATCTTATCATCGAATCTAACCCTTCCCTTCTCCTCGTAACAGATATATTACACGTTATTCGTCATATTTACCATTTATCAAACGCTTGCAAGGCATTTATTTGAACGCGAGAACTTTTCCGTGTTGAAGCCTTGTTAATACAACAAGAAAATTAGGAATGCAAAACAAATGATCAACTAAATCTTACGAGCAAGGGAAATTTGGTTAAAATGTTGTCAACTAAGAAGGgaaattaagggaaaaaaacAATGGAGATAGTTGGATCATGGGTGTTTTACTTTTATCCAATGACGTAATTAAGTGCCTAAATACAAATTTGCGTCTGGAACAGAGTATAATTAGATTAGATAAAACAGGTTAGTGGGGTACACGGACACATTAATGATAGGAGGCATTCGTTAAGAATTTCGCAATcaactaataataataaataataagtaGACAGTGAAGTAGCAACCTCCGCTGAAGATGTTAGTGATAACTGCCCCGAAATTGAAacatcaaccaattgaaatactactactaatTACAGAGAGTCGCAGGATATTCATTGATTTATTAACTTTGACCGATTCTTTCGGGTCATGCATCAGTCTTCTTATGTTTAGCCCATTAACCCTTGATGACTAAACAATTTAATTATAGTACTCTATCCGTCCCATCTTGAtagttctagtttttttttccacgcagtttaaaaaaaagtagttaactttgttgaaaaaacgaatttagattgctatttttctaaaatacccttaaatTAAATAAAGTTGGTTTTCATATATCAATCTGTTCTGGAAAATCTAAATGcattaaatggggtagattATATTCAATATTAACAATCGATATTAAATAAGGTAGTTTATGGTgataacaacttacattgaataaggatattttagagaaattaaaagacaaTTACACTCTTCATTtagaaagtggactacaatttaagacagatgaaaaaaaaaacaggactatcaaagtgggacggagggagtagcaTCTCTTAGGATGCTCACTCACGCATCAAAATTGATGCTGTTAAACAggcatttttttttggagagaAAACCaggttgtgtgtgtgtgtgtgtgtgtgtgttagcTTCATCATTCATGGCCTTGCACCTGCTTTACCAGTTCCAGATTCTAGTGCCTCAATTCTCTTCTCTGAAGTTTCGTAGAAAAATGTGCAGCAATGATTTAATGTATTTGATGTTAAAAGATAATTGAGAAATAAGTTCACAAAAAACgttaaagttttttttaaaaaataacaatccaaactaGGCGATAGAGGTATCAAGGCGCAGGAGGGGTAAGACCTTCATTCAGCAGATTTCGTTCTTATTCCTGAAGGAAACAAACTTCACTCTTATAAAATTAAAACACTAAAgttgcgtttgataaaattaaagtttaaaatttaaaatctgaGTTCTAAatttattaagttattaaatattaaatctgaTTCATTTGAATGTATATTACGTTTAATGATAACTGAACAGTCcatcacttattttttaaaacaaattttACCTGAGAAATTcagtaccacttaattaattcagatgttcaattttttattatcaaacgagcctgaatatgttaagatctaaattcattaaatttaaatatcgaattgagttatcaaacaagACTTAAAATATTGGATGGACGACACTATGAAGTTGCATTAAATATTGACCAGATTACGTTTTTAAATTATACTACTACGAAGTTACGTCTCTAATGGCATTATTGACACCACGCAACAGAAAAGGCTCGAAATCAAGGTCCATAGAACCCATCTAACTTTACATACAATTCATTTCACTTCACATAATTGTCTCGATTTCATCTCCACCATGGAAAAGTGGCATCAACAGAACCACCAACTTTCAGCCCAAGCATTTTTCACAGCTTAGCTAGTAGCACAACATACACTCCCAACCAGAGGTTAACAATgataagaaaataaattaaattctCTACCCCAGAGCTACTCTCGTTCTACTACTACTCTTTCAGTAGTATATGGTAATAATTAGAGGTGAAAGAAAACCTACTTtcgtttctcttttctttctcacTTTCTCCCATCCTGTGCACCTGCTGTTGTGTTCTTCAATATCTGCAAATCGAAAACAGTTTGAACTTTTAACTTGCTTTTGAACGGGTAATTACAGTACACAATAATGGCATTGCACGTTGATAAGCATTGGCAGACAAGGCTTAATTATACAAAAGCTCGAGTTTCGGTCTGTAAGAACGCGTTAGCCTGATACAGCAAGACATAAATTTTGTTGAAGATGCAAATGCGAGAGCAACAGCAGTGGATAGCAACTTGTTCAGTATTCTAGTCTTTGCCCTATTTTGCACGGTGGGAACCTTTCTCAGTTACTCGAGTAATTTCCTTGCTGTAAATTTTGTACTCACTATAACTTCGCTCAATGTATGATGCACACTTTGATGAATGAAAGAGGAGAAGAATCGCATATCTAGTTGTACTTGACTTAAAACATAGTATAATTTTGATTCTCACTTTAGGTTCAGGCCAGTTTCAGCCATTCAGTCCACCTAAATGAACGGTTAAATACGTTTCAAACTATTCACTACGATGAACATAGTCTAAACTAATGTCAACAGCAATTCACGTTGGTAAAATGCACGCTTTAGAAGTTCAACAAACTATCCAGCAACATACTAATCAAGAAGTGCAACAAACTAATGAGGCACACCATAACTACCAACTCAGTTCACCTTGGTACTTTGACGCTGGAAACAGAGTCAAATGTATGAAGAAGTGCAACAAACTAAGGACTCAGAGGATAACCTGCTTTACCCGGCAAAGATGCTAAAActtcaaaagggaaaatgatGATGCTTACTCTAGTGGAACTCAATACAGAAAACACGCCAAGGAGAAAAACATAAAAGTACTCTATGTCTACTGGCAAACTAATAAATAGAGTATCAGCCTAGCAACCCCCCCCCTCCCCCGGGCGGTGTGCAACCAAAAGGCAAAAAAATTACCCAGCCTTTATTTTCTAGATCTGCCACTCAAGCAATCTATCTATTCTGTTTACAAGTTTTTAGTACAGTTTTCTCTCTGCTACACCTTGGTAAATGCAGGTTTGGTCAGACACCAACCAACTAAATTAACAAGTTGGCCTGCTAAGCAACTTGTCTAGGCACCCTAAAATTAAGCCTCCACAACGCCCACCTAGTTTCTGAGGCCGACTGTTCATGAGTTCATTCAAAGTTTACAATCTGCTAAATATTCAAAGGAGAATAGACATTGCACGCATGACAGCATTTCACTCAACTTGTCTACTGCCCAAGTTGCACGGTCCAATACTGTTTTCAGTAGAGCAACAAGCATCATTCTATAAATTTTGCTAGCGGAAACCACAGAAATGCACGAATCCGGATAGGCATGATAGTGACTGGCATAAATAATTGAGTACCAAATTGTCTAACGCAACCAAAATGGAAGTCAGGTTCAGAATGAAGATTATACACGCATGTGGAACTTGACAGAAAATGAATGCTATGTATCAAAAGAGACTGAAACTGTCGAGCTCGGACCATAtggagaaaaataaatatacaaagtCAAGAACCAAAAGTGAAGAAAGATATATGAATAAAGAGGGTAGTAAATTGACATACTTGTCTGAGCATTTGGTTCTCATTTTGCAACGTGGAAAGCCTCTCTTCAAGCTCCGCATTCTTTGTTTCCAATTCTTTAACCCTGGCCTCCAAGTCAATCAAGTATGCCTTCTTCCTTTCCCTTGCTTGCTGTGCTGATACTCTATTCCTCAACAACCTAAATTTCAAGATTCCAAATCACCGAAATGCCACTGACCAAAGTTGCATGCAGGTTTGCAAGTCCTATTCAATCAGCACTCAAGTGACTCCAACTCCACACAGCCCATGGCCATGACCCCCCAGTCCCCCACTTCCCCCAATCCCCACGCATTTGATCATTGCCAGCTTGCCCCACACCAGTCTATATTCCATCTTGAAAGTGCGGCCCAAGAGATGGAGTGACAGAATTTCATTGGATAAAAAACTAATAATAATCTAGTCCAAAATGGTCACTCACGACTTGTGATTATAAGATGGCTTACCTCTTCAACCTCTTGTTTTCTTTATCAGCTGGGCTTCTAACTCTCTTCCTTGAACCAGCTGCAGATGGCTGAACTGGTCCGGCGACTGAACCGCCGTCCCGCCCGGAAGCTGAAGCACCGGCAACTTCCCCTCCGATCTCAGGAACTCTTCGAATCTCATCATCACTCTCCATGCCTAAATGGAACAAGACACAAGAATGAgtaaaatgtttgaaaaggggatttaaaaaaagaaaaactttctCAACTTTCCCGAGAAACTCAGGAAGCCCAGATGAGAAATCCTCACATTCTCCGAGACCCACTTGGGAAAACATCAAACTCGTCGAAAACCCCAAGTTATCCAGAAATTCATGCtcaaacatcaagaaaagattaaaTTTTTAGTACAACATTGCCCACAATTCTCTCCCCCACCCCCCctctctccaaaaaaaaaatgcaaagtcTATTTTCCCTACTCAATTAATGGCAACTCAAACTTAActaaatcaaaaaagaaaaacaaaactccCGAAAAAATTCGCGCGACTACATTTGTAAAAATACACTATCTTGAAAGATAAAACCAAGACACAGCAGAGCAAAGATACGAAATGGGGGAGCTAAACACCTTCTTTGACTTCAACGTGAAGGGCAGAGCTGGAAGATCTTTCACTGCTGGAAGGCCTGGAGCTGGCTGCTAGAGAACTTGTAGCTTGCTCCTGCATTTTCCCCACTTgacaagaaaaatataagactAGAAACTGCaggaagaacaaaaaaaaaaaaaaggagataaaGGTTGttaaagaaagataggaatccTATTAGGGATATTTGTTTGtcagagagagaagaaaaagagcGGGATGTCGTTAATGCTTTGAGTGGGGTGATCAGGACTCAAGGGGAGGGAGGGACgcagagaaagagagcaagaaagaGTTGGGGGAGGTGGTAAGGTTTCGACCGTTGGATGAGCTAGAATCTGATGGCTTTGGAGTGGTGAGCGTGGAAGTTTTAGGAGCCATAAAGTGTAAAATTAATCAAAGGCTAGTGGAAAAGGAGCGTGGACGAATACGATTCGTTAGATTGGGattggatggatggatggatttGAATGAGCTTAGGGAGAGGTACGTTGAATTGGGTCCAAAAGTAAGGCAGGTGTCCCCTGAGGAGTTATTGATGGAGAAAAAAAGTGTCAGtgggttttcctcttttcttcgGTGAAATGAAAATATCGCATACTTACCTCATTCTGTACCATACTCTGCACGTCAATGGGTAGATTGATTCATATTCAAAATCTTATGGACCTTGAAAAGTAAAATCCAAACTTCTATGCACGTACTAAAGTAAAAAATATACGAAACTATATAGAgttcaaaaataatataaatattatttaatttttatttttaaataataaaattattattcaAGAAGTTGAATGTAATATTATGAACTTAAAAAAAGAACTATTGTCGACTACCtctatttattttcaaaattttaattgtATCCATGTCTAATATTTCATTTCTTCGCCTttactttttctccttttcctgaAAAAAGTTTCTATCAATTACAAAATGATAACTAGAATTAAGTTTAAACAAAAATCATAAAGTCGTACTGTATTCGATCCAACAGctataaaatataagattaattttataaatttattaatatatatatacatacatatatattatttaattatatatacatgggtttggGTAGAGTATGGTATGAGTTTGAATTTGGATATGGATCATAAGAAACTAAACCCTACCTCAAATCCATGACTCTTTTACCAAATTTGGGTATGGGTAGAGTTTGGGTCtaagaaattaaatccaaatcatttccaaatATATTGGGCGTGACTTAGATTTGAGTACGATTCAAACCATCGACATGACTATTCTATGCTATCAAACATTTGGTATAATATgaaaaacctcccctgagatttctctCAATATCACTTAGCATTTCTAAAGTTTAAAAATGTCACTTATCTCCATTACTTTTGTTACTtatgtaacaaaattttaaaaaacccTAAGCTATCCTTTTGCTTATTTTACTGaataaaaatacttttaaaccATTTTGTTTACTCCAAAAAATATCACAACTTAAAAACCAATCTCTAATAGCACTACCACATCACAAAGCTATAgtccataaaaatataaatttgaaaaacaaaaaaagtatttgaaaagaaatacacTAGCACCAATTCAATTTTACATGCTCAAAATCAGTTTCTTATGAACCTTCTTGTTTTTTCCAAGACTTCTCAACATGTGGTATAAACCTTTAAGTTGtactaaattattttaaaaatttatgtGAATTATTATGTATCTAATAAGGGTTAATATAGTCTTTTTGTAGTTACTAGAAAAattaagtgatatttttaaaatgttaaaaGTGCTAAGTGACATTAGAAGAACCTCAGAAAGAGGTTTCTAATATTATCCATTAAGCATGTTTAGCAAACTCTGTGGCGGACAACAAAAGAATGATTTTTAACCAATGCATGGCATATGGTTCTTTATAACTAGCAAAGCTTTCGTTTGTTTCGTGCCTTATGCAGCGTCCAAAACTCTACTGTTACGATTAGCTTCTAGACTTTGGTggcctctcaaataatttagTCAAACACTACAAGGATTTTGCAGtttagttataaaaaaaaacaactaaaaatcaTATAATATGTCTATGCATGTTGTATGCCATAGACACAACAATGGGAACAGTTAAAATCTAAGAAGTAGATCGTCTTTTATTTTCACCTTCAACGTTGCACGAATGATCCTTTTATTTTaagcgcaacggatcttctgtcccacgcTCTGTGCCACTTtctgtcccattttttattatattgctatttctccaaCATAAATAtcacgttttagtttttttttgtttccttaagatccaataactattaattgagtaatacacaaaatttaacaaaatcaaaatgcataaaaaatgagattttttatgaattttctactatattttttaattttctattatatattacttatttaattaatagttattggatcttaagaaaataaaaaagaattaaaacattaTGTTTATATAGgagaaatagtaatataataaaaagtaaaacaaaGAATGACATAGGGTGTGGGACGGAAGATCCGTTGCGCGTTTGCAGGTCGTTAAATTTCTTGATGGAAAAGGGTGGAGTCCAAGGAGGAAACCGAACCGAACAACTTCttttccaaaaacaaaagaatttgcATAGCGACCGAGGCAGATTTCTACTCGTGCTGAATCAGTGGAAATTAACTGATTTCTGTGAATATAGGATGGATCAGCCAGGGAAGGTACAGATCTAGGTAGGTAGTAAAAACTGCGTACTACGTTTGCCAGAATTGCTCACATATACaggtaaataaataaatcaggATGGTAAAGAAGCCTGCTTAATAAGTACGTACTTTGTATGAACATGAAGAAGAAAGACTAGTGCTGCTATTATTTAAACGAAGCACTGAATCAAAGAATTTAAAGGGATGCAGGAAATGAAATGGGAATGGAGGTTTCAAGTTTCAACCCCGCCTTTCAGGTTCAGCTTCAGAAAGCTTGGACTTAGGTTTGGCAAGAACTCCCTTAAACTTCCGCCCAACTGATTTAGGTATTAGCATGATCTTCACAGCAGATGCTGAGCGGCTGCGAATGTAAACTGGATCAGCATCCGCTGCACCTGACGAGGACGCCACTATTGATGGACATCCTACGCTGTAACTATGCCTTAGCCCGCTATGATCCCTCTTCCCTTGTTCATCCATTTCTGCTATGAGTTTTCTGTCGTCCCAAACGGTACCTGAAGACCCTTCTCTCCTGAATGATATTGTAGACCTTTGCAGAGCAGCCATCATCCCAATAATACTGCCGCTGTTCTTTGcaaagctcttttttttttttgttctgggAGAAGACTCTCTGCCAAGTTACTTGTCTACTTTTGTCTCAGTACactgatatatatatacacatctATATACACAAGTGATGAATGGCAAGGAAAGTCTTTTGTTATCGTTTGAAAGggacaaaaaaagaagaaagaatggCAAGGAAAGTCAGTGCGAAAAAACAATTGAAGCGGTCATTCAAGGGAATCTGATCAATTCTTGTTTACTCGTACAGTATTTTCCACATCTTCAAGGTCCTACCTGCGACCAGACTACGGAGTACGCACACCAAAATATAATACTactgttttaattaatttttttttctctgggAACTTTTCAGCAAACACTAAaaattttttctccttttgtcTTTATGATCCCATCCTCTGCCAATTGGAACCATATACTGCAGCAATATTTCAGAGCTGATTGATTAAGTAGTATCAGGGGCAAGAGCAAAATTTTCCAAGCTCTTCTGTTACTAGTTAAAACCCAGGGTCAGAAGAGTCTCCGGCCTTGTGTGTTACTTTATGCAAATCGTCGCCTATTTTTCTTACTAGTTTCTTTCTTACGAAGTTTCTGCTTTTGGACTCGCATGCCAGCAGCTTGGCACCACAAATTGGTAGATATGTGGAACTTTTAACATCGGTCttatgtcaaaaaaaaaagtactgaCTAGGGACTAGTTTACTTCGACCTCAGAAATTCTGCTTTCCGTGGaatagatattttttttttgggataatttcacaaatctCCCTTGAAGCTTATCTTAATATCGCTTAGCATCCTCGTGATTTCAAGAATTTCTCTTACCTCTCCTTGATTGACATGTTTTATAACATTGTCACCTCTTGTGCGTTAAAAATTTAATACAAGAGGAAAGATAACAATTTACTTCCATTTGTATCCTTTTGTCGTCCTTATGTAAATATCAGAGCAACAATTAAGACCTAAATAAACTTCGTAGGTGAAAAACAAATTGGGAGAGATGTAAGTATAATAAAGAGGAGTTGGAGCAATTAAGTGGTTTTACAATTGGGCAATGACTAGCACGAGTTTAATGGCAAAAGGAGCAATTTGAAGAACCAATTAGTAGAAGATATTGTAGCAAATCATAACGAGTTCGAACATTAGAAAACATTCTTATAATTCACCAATATTATTTAACATAAAGAATCAATATGGTTACGATATGAAGGCGACAATCAAGATTTCAAGAAACGAAAGAAATcctatatatataaaatgagtagaaagttttgaattcaaaatctctTAATTACAATCCCTCGTACCTTATAACCTAATCAAACTGTATTCGCTGCTAATGCCCGTTTAATATGCTTCTGATGTGTTAAATAATAATAGTGCCAAAAGTACTTGACCTTTTATTTGTTatagcaatatatatatatatatcattatATATGCCAATTTTGTTAATTattgttttgacttttttgctttccaaattcttttttttttgtgtgtgggAATTTTAGTCAATCAATTAGGAGAATCCGGTAAGGTAATATTATTGTCAATTTACCACCCATAATGGAGACATCCTGTATCGTCAATCTAATCGAGGAGGTAA from Coffea eugenioides isolate CCC68of chromosome 8, Ceug_1.0, whole genome shotgun sequence encodes the following:
- the LOC113781387 gene encoding transcription factor HY5, which translates into the protein MQEQATSSLAASSRPSSSERSSSSALHVEVKEGMESDDEIRRVPEIGGEVAGASASGRDGGSVAGPVQPSAAGSRKRVRSPADKENKRLKRLLRNRVSAQQARERKKAYLIDLEARVKELETKNAELEERLSTLQNENQMLRQILKNTTAGAQDGRK